In a single window of the Rhopalosiphum padi isolate XX-2018 chromosome 1, ASM2088224v1, whole genome shotgun sequence genome:
- the LOC132932261 gene encoding elongation of very long chain fatty acids protein 4-like has protein sequence MNFSTSVTEKFNEFYLWSLSVSDDRTKGWLMVDSPTPTVIYTIIYFIIVGLGPRCMKNRKPFKLTPILVPYNILMTLLNLYIAIELLVASSRLRYSYVCQPLTFINNKDELRLLKAIWWYYFSKLLEFCDTIFFILRKKDKQLTFLHVYHHSTMFSLWWIGVKWVPSGSTFLPAMVNSFIHVLMYSYYALSALGPKIEKYLWWKKYLTILQLIQFTTALFLGVHGIKSGCKFPIWMQYLLVIYMISFIVLFGNFYANAYVQKDTTNKSNIYRNYKYTKNVTSLTIVLTSNKI, from the exons atgaatttttctaCATCAGTGACTGAAAAATTTAACGAATTTTATTTATGGTCTTTATCAGTATCGG ATGATAGAACAAAAGGTTGGTTAATGGTTGATTCTCCAACGCCAACCGTaatctatacaataatttatttcataatcgtTGGTTTGGGTCcgagatgtatgaaaaatagaAAACCATTCAAACTCACTCCCATATTGGTACCATACAACATCCTCATGACattactaaatttatatatagctATTGAA CTTTTAGTGGCATCTAGTCGTTTACGCTACAGTTATGTGTGTCAACCACTAACATTTATCAACAACAAAGACGAATTAAGG TTATTGAAAGCTATTTGGTGGTATTACTTTTCAAAACTCCTCGAATTTTGTGATACAATTTTCTTCATTCTCCGAAAAAAAGATAAACAGCTCACTTTTTTACACGTCTATCATCATTCGACTATGTTCTCTTTGTGGTGGATTGGAGTGAAATGGGTGCCTAGTGGCTCAACGTTTTTGCCTGCAATGGTAAACAGTTTTATACATGTACTTATGTATTCGTACTATGCTCTGAGTGCTTTGGGccctaaaattgaaaaatatttatggtgGAAAAAGTACTTAACTATACTTCAATTG attcaaTTTACCACTGCGCTATTTTTGGGTGTCCACGGAATTAAATCTGGATGCAAATTTCCCATATGGatgcaatatttattagtgatttACATGATTTCATTTATTGTGCTATTTGGAAACTTTTACGCAAACGCATATGTCCAAAAG gaTACTACAAATAAGTCCAACATCTATAGAAATTACAAGTATACGAAAAATGTGACAt CCTTGACTATTGTATTAACATCAAACAAAATTTGa